One region of Malania oleifera isolate guangnan ecotype guangnan chromosome 6, ASM2987363v1, whole genome shotgun sequence genomic DNA includes:
- the LOC131158154 gene encoding nucleolar complex-associated protein 2: MDAEDTVKSPNCGISDEGDEEDRRSSAVSASRRKAIEHIKQLQRLQEKDPEFYQFLKEHDKELLEFNDEGIDEEDQTYNDDAEIQEDDEANACAVEELTNTTEEDKKPSNNVVTSAMVDSWCNKIRESRKLSAVRSLLKAFRTACHCGDDESSTKSGMISSSVFNKVMLFVLSEMDGILRGLLKLPSSGGKKEIITDLMSTKQWNIYNHLVKSYLGNALHVLNQMTDSEMISFTLRRLRYSCIFLAAFPALLRKYIKVILHFWGTGGGALPVVSFLFLRDICIQLGSNCIDECFKGIYKTYVVNCQFVNATKLQHIQFLGNCVIELIGVDLPAAYQHAFVFIRQLAMILREALSTKTKEAFRKVYEWKFMNSLELWTGAICAYSSEADIRPLAYPLTQIISGVARLVPTGRYFPLRLRCVRMLNQISAATGTFIPVSMLLLDMLEMKEMNKPPTGGIGKAVDLRTILKVSKPMLKTRLFQEACVFSVIEELAEHLAQWSYSVAFFELSFIPAVRLRSFCKSTKIERFRREMRELIRQIEGTSKFTNARRMSISFLPNDPAAISFLEDEKKSGSSPLSQYVATLRQRAQQRNDSLVESSVVVGAHSAVLGKHLSESYKEENIRNEEGAAVFSSPWMPGSDSKTKHSKEEKKKKKKRKGKENEPQQDVALYEDVLEDLVLSSDEDEPMSETPLGVKDAKAKPLPSNQHRKKSKSSSDLSKRNVQINGKKSKRKRTRERAD; the protein is encoded by the exons gatcctgAATTCTACCAGTTTTTGAAAGAACATGATAAGGAGCTTCTGGAATTTAATGACGAGGGCATTGAT GAGGAAGATCAAACTTACAATGATGATGCAGAAATTCAAGAAGATGATGAAGCCAATGCATGTGCTGTGGAGGAATTAACTAATACTACTGAGGAGGATAAGAAACCATCTAATAATGTTGTAACTTCTGCCATGGTTGATTCCTGGTGCAACAAAATTCGGGAAAGCAGAAAATTAAGTGCTGTTCGTTCCCTTTTGAAAGCTTTTAGGACTGCATGCCATTGTGGTGATGATGAGTCTTCCACGAAGAGTGGTATGATCTCTAGCAGTGTCTTTAATAAAGTAATGCTGTTCGTTCTTAGTGAAATGGATGGGATTCTTCGAGGATTGTTAAAACTTCCTAGTTCTGGGGGAAAGAAAGAGATCATAACAGATTTGATGAGTACAAAACAATGGAATATTTACAATCATTTGGTGAAGTCATATCTTGGAAATGCACTTCATGTTTTGAACCAAATGACGGACTCAGAAATGATATCATTCACATTACGGCGTCTCAGATATTCATGCATATTTTTAGCTGCTTTCCCTGCCCTTTTGAGGAAGTATATTAAG GTTATTCTGCATTTTTGGGGAACAGGAGGAGGTGCACTTCCTGTAGTCTCCTTTCTATTTCTCAGGGATATATGCATTCAGCTTGGTTCTAATTGCATAGATGAGTGCTTTAAAGGAATATACAAAACCTATGTTGTGAACTGCCAGTTTGTAAATGCAACGAAATTACAACATATTCAGTTTCTCGGTAATTGTGTTATTGAACTTATTGGGGTGGATCTTCCGGCTGCCTATCAACATGCCTTTGTATTCATCCGGCAGCTGGCAATGATTTTGCGTGAGGCACTTAGTACGAAAACCAAG GAAGCATTCCGAAAGGTTTATGAATGGAAGTTCATGAATAGCCTAGAGCTTTGGACTGGTGCTATTTGTGCCTATAGTTCAGAAGCTGATATAAGGCCTCTTGCCTACCCTTTAACTCAAATAATATCTGGGGTTGCCCGTTTAGTACCAACAGGTCGATACTTCCCCCTCAGACTGCGGTGTGTTAGAATGCTTAATCAAATTTCTGCTGCCACTGGTACTTTTATACCCGTTTCAATGCTCCTTTTGGACATGCTAGAGATGAAAGAAATGAATAAGCCTCCCACTGGAGGTATTGGTAAGGCTGTTGATCTACGTACAATATTGAAG GTAAGCAAACCAATGTTGAAGACGCGATTGTTCCAGGAGGCATGTGTCTTTTCTGTGATTGAAGAACTTGCGGAACATTTGGCTCAGTGGAGTTATTCTGTTGCATTCTTTGAGTTGTCTTTCATTCCAGCTGTGCGGTTACGTAGCTTTTGCAAATCCACTAAAATTGAGAGGTTCCGCCGAGAAATGAGGGAACTTATTCGTCAG ATTGAGGGCACTTCTAAATTTACAAATGCAAGGCGCATGTCAATTTCTTTTCTACCAAATGATCCTGCAGCAATATCTTTTCTTGAG GATGAGAAAAAATCAGGTTCCAGTCCCTTGTCGCAATACGTTGCAACTCTACGCCAAAGAGCACAGCAAAGAAATGACTCATTGGTGGAATCCAG TGTTGTCGTGGGTGCGCATTCTGCTGTCCTGGGAAAGCACTTATCAGAAAGTTACAAAGAAGAAAACATCAGGAATGAAGAAGGTGCTGCTGTCTTTAGTTCCCCTTGGATGCCAGGAAGCGATTCAAA GACAAAGCATTCCAAggaggagaaaaagaagaaaaagaagagaaagggTAAGGAGAATGAGCCACAGCAAGATGTAGCTTTATACGAAGATGTTCTGGAGGACTTGGTCCTTAGTTCAGATGAAGATGAGCCAATGAGTGAGACTCCACTTGGGGTGAAAGATGCCAAAGCAAAACCATTGCCTTCAAATCAGCATCGAAAGAAGAGTAAATCTTCCTCAGATTTGTCCAAAAGGAATGTACAGATTAATGGGAAAAAGTCGAAGAGGAAGAGGACGAGAGAGAGAGCTGATTGA